One part of the Vitis riparia cultivar Riparia Gloire de Montpellier isolate 1030 chromosome 6, EGFV_Vit.rip_1.0, whole genome shotgun sequence genome encodes these proteins:
- the LOC117916175 gene encoding nucleobase-ascorbate transporter 12 isoform X1 gives MANSDPTKRPRPGPWPPAPDSTAMPPPSWAKKTGFRPKFSGETNASDSGQIVVPPKPKEPDSNVDLELGRVRPPPAAPAAPAAPAVPVAPVANGVPEGEKVPVPSEKTQTVKKRRNSDGAPVPKSSAPGPNGQAPAAPAEPHPRRPARSEEAVDVLPQTVDDDGFVARHSHMKYELRDTPGFVPIGLYGFQHYVSILGSLILIPLVIVPAMGGDHEDTAMVVSTVLFVSGVTTLLHTSFGTRLPLIQGPSFVYLAPALAIINSPEFQGLNGNNFKHIMKELQGAVIIASAFQTILGYSGLMSVLLRLINPVVVSPTIAAVGLSFYSYGFPQVGTCLEIGAVQILLVIIFSLYLRKISVMGHRVFLIYAVPLGLAITWATAFLLTEAGVYNYKGCDVNVPASNMISEHCRKHVSRMKHCRVDTSHALKSSPWFRFPYPLQWGTPVFHWKMAIVMCVVSVISSVDSVGSYHASSLLVASRPPTPGVLSRGIGLEGISSVLAGLWGTGTGSTTLTENVHTIAVTKMGSRRAVEFGACILIALSLVGKVGGFIASIPEVMVAALLCFMWAMLAALGLSNLRYSEAGSSRNIIIVGLSLFFSLSIPAYFQQYGISPNSNLSVPSYFQPYIVASHGPFRSNYGGVNYVMNTLLSFHMVIAFLVAVILDNTVPGSRQERGVYVWSEPEAARREPAVAKDYELPFRVGRVFRWVKWVGL, from the exons ATGGCGAACTCCGACCCCACCAAGCGGCCACGTCCTGGTCCATGGCCGCCGGCGCCAGACTCCACCGCAATGCCGCCGCCCTCCTGGGCCAAGAAGACTGGCTTCCGTCCCAAGTTCTCCGGCGAGACCAATGCAAGTGACTCCGGTCAGATTGTCGTCCCACCCAAGCCTAAAGAGCCTGATTCCAATGTGGATCTTGAATTGGGCCGGGTTAGGCCGCCTCCTGCGGCTCCTGCGGCTCCGGCTGCTCCGGCGGTTCCAGTGGCTCCAGTAGCTAATGGCGTGCCGGAGGGAGAGAAGGTTCCGGTGCCGTCAGAGAAGACTCAGACGGTGAAAAAGAGGCGGAACTCAGATGGCGCTCCGGTGCCTAAGAGTTCGGCACCGGGTCCAAACGGGCAGGCTCCGGCGGCACCGGCCGAGCCGCATCCTCGAAGACCGGCTCGAAGTGAAGAAGCGGTCGATGTACTGCCACAAACAGTTGACGATGATGGGTTTGTGGCTCGGCACTCGCATATGAAGTATGAACTTAGGGATACACCTGGTTTTG TTCCAATTGGTTTATATGGGTTCCAGCATTATGTTTCGATATTGGGTTCCTTGATTCTAATTCCACTAGTCATAGTTCCGGCAATGGGTGGTGATCAT GAGGATACTGCGATGGTGGTCTCCACTGTGCTCTTTGTGTCAGGAGTGACAACTCTCTTGCATACATCATTTGGCACGAGGTTGCCCTTGATACAGGGtccttcttttgtttatttggcTCCAGCTCTTGCGATAATCAACTCTCCTGAGTTCCAAGGATTGAATGGAAAT AATTTCAAGCATATTATGAAGGAGCTACAGGGAGCAGTAATCATAGCTTCAGCTTTTCAAACAATATTGGGATATAGTGGACTGATGTCAGTACTCTTAAG GTTGATTAATCCTGTGGTTGTGTCCCCAACTATCGCTGCTGTTGGACTTTCCTTTTATAGTTATGGTTTCCCACAAGTTGGTACTTGTCTTGAGATTGGTGCAGTGCAGATCTTATTGGTTATAATTTTTTCTCTT TACCTTCGCAAGATATCAGTTATGGGTCATCGTGTATTTCTAATTTATGCG GTTCCCTTGGGTCTGGCAATCACATGGGCCACTGCTTTCCTTCTGACTGAGGCAGGAGTTTATAACTACAAAGGTTGTGATGTAAATGTACCAGCCTCTAATATGATATCCGAGCACTGCAGAAAGCATGTTTCCAGGATGAAGCACTGTCGAGTTGACACTTCCCATGCTTTAAAATCTTCTCCGTGGTTTAGGTTTCCTTATCCATTACAATGGGGTACACCTGTCTTCCACTGGAAAATGGCCATTGTCATGTGTGTGGTTTCTGTAATCTCATCAGTGGACTCA GTGGGCTCCTATCATGCATCATCGTTACTGGTGGCATCCAGGCCTCCAACCCCAGGTGTTCTTAGTCGTGGCATTGGTCTTGAAGGTATTTCTAGTGTCTTGGCTGGTCTCTGGGGTACAGGAACTGGGTCCACGACTCTAACTGAAAATGTGCACACTATTGCTGTGACTAAAATGGGAAGCCGCAGAGCAGTTGAGTTTGGTGCATGCATTTTGATAGCGCTATCCCTTGTAG GTAAAGTTGGAGGGTTTATTGCTTCAATTCCTGAAGTCATGGTTGCTGCTCTCCTGTGCTTCATGTGGGCAATGCTTGCAGCATTGGGGTTGTCAAATTTACGTTACAGTGAGGCAGGAAGCTCCAGGAATATTATCATAGTTGGCCTGTCTTTGTTTTTCTCCCTTTCAATCCCAGCCTACTTTCAGCAATATGGCATCTCTCCAAATTCCAATTTGTCTGTTCCAAGTTACTTTCAACCATACATTGTGGCTTCTCATGGACCTTTTCGCAGCAACTATGGAGGG GTAAACTATGTTATGAACACATTATTGTCATTTCACATGGTAATTGCATTCCTGGTAGCTGTGATCCTAGATAACACAGTGCCTGGCAGTCGGCAAGAACGTGGGGTTTATGTCTGGTCTGAACCAGAGGCTGCAAGGAGGGAGCCAGCTGTTGCTAAAGATTACGAGTTGCCCTTCAGAGTTGGGCGAGTGTTCAGATGGGTGAAATGGGTTGGGCTTTGA
- the LOC117916175 gene encoding nucleobase-ascorbate transporter 12 isoform X2, with product MANSDPTKRPRPGPWPPAPDSTAMPPPSWAKKTGFRPKFSGETNASDSGQIVVPPKPKEPDSNVDLELGRVRPPPAAPAAPAAPAVPVAPVANGVPEGEKVPVPSEKTQTVKKRRNSDGAPVPKSSAPGPNGQAPAAPAEPHPRRPARSEEAVDVLPQTVDDDGFVARHSHMKYELRDTPGFVPIGLYGFQHYVSILGSLILIPLVIVPAMGGDHNFKHIMKELQGAVIIASAFQTILGYSGLMSVLLRLINPVVVSPTIAAVGLSFYSYGFPQVGTCLEIGAVQILLVIIFSLYLRKISVMGHRVFLIYAVPLGLAITWATAFLLTEAGVYNYKGCDVNVPASNMISEHCRKHVSRMKHCRVDTSHALKSSPWFRFPYPLQWGTPVFHWKMAIVMCVVSVISSVDSVGSYHASSLLVASRPPTPGVLSRGIGLEGISSVLAGLWGTGTGSTTLTENVHTIAVTKMGSRRAVEFGACILIALSLVGKVGGFIASIPEVMVAALLCFMWAMLAALGLSNLRYSEAGSSRNIIIVGLSLFFSLSIPAYFQQYGISPNSNLSVPSYFQPYIVASHGPFRSNYGGVNYVMNTLLSFHMVIAFLVAVILDNTVPGSRQERGVYVWSEPEAARREPAVAKDYELPFRVGRVFRWVKWVGL from the exons ATGGCGAACTCCGACCCCACCAAGCGGCCACGTCCTGGTCCATGGCCGCCGGCGCCAGACTCCACCGCAATGCCGCCGCCCTCCTGGGCCAAGAAGACTGGCTTCCGTCCCAAGTTCTCCGGCGAGACCAATGCAAGTGACTCCGGTCAGATTGTCGTCCCACCCAAGCCTAAAGAGCCTGATTCCAATGTGGATCTTGAATTGGGCCGGGTTAGGCCGCCTCCTGCGGCTCCTGCGGCTCCGGCTGCTCCGGCGGTTCCAGTGGCTCCAGTAGCTAATGGCGTGCCGGAGGGAGAGAAGGTTCCGGTGCCGTCAGAGAAGACTCAGACGGTGAAAAAGAGGCGGAACTCAGATGGCGCTCCGGTGCCTAAGAGTTCGGCACCGGGTCCAAACGGGCAGGCTCCGGCGGCACCGGCCGAGCCGCATCCTCGAAGACCGGCTCGAAGTGAAGAAGCGGTCGATGTACTGCCACAAACAGTTGACGATGATGGGTTTGTGGCTCGGCACTCGCATATGAAGTATGAACTTAGGGATACACCTGGTTTTG TTCCAATTGGTTTATATGGGTTCCAGCATTATGTTTCGATATTGGGTTCCTTGATTCTAATTCCACTAGTCATAGTTCCGGCAATGGGTGGTGATCAT AATTTCAAGCATATTATGAAGGAGCTACAGGGAGCAGTAATCATAGCTTCAGCTTTTCAAACAATATTGGGATATAGTGGACTGATGTCAGTACTCTTAAG GTTGATTAATCCTGTGGTTGTGTCCCCAACTATCGCTGCTGTTGGACTTTCCTTTTATAGTTATGGTTTCCCACAAGTTGGTACTTGTCTTGAGATTGGTGCAGTGCAGATCTTATTGGTTATAATTTTTTCTCTT TACCTTCGCAAGATATCAGTTATGGGTCATCGTGTATTTCTAATTTATGCG GTTCCCTTGGGTCTGGCAATCACATGGGCCACTGCTTTCCTTCTGACTGAGGCAGGAGTTTATAACTACAAAGGTTGTGATGTAAATGTACCAGCCTCTAATATGATATCCGAGCACTGCAGAAAGCATGTTTCCAGGATGAAGCACTGTCGAGTTGACACTTCCCATGCTTTAAAATCTTCTCCGTGGTTTAGGTTTCCTTATCCATTACAATGGGGTACACCTGTCTTCCACTGGAAAATGGCCATTGTCATGTGTGTGGTTTCTGTAATCTCATCAGTGGACTCA GTGGGCTCCTATCATGCATCATCGTTACTGGTGGCATCCAGGCCTCCAACCCCAGGTGTTCTTAGTCGTGGCATTGGTCTTGAAGGTATTTCTAGTGTCTTGGCTGGTCTCTGGGGTACAGGAACTGGGTCCACGACTCTAACTGAAAATGTGCACACTATTGCTGTGACTAAAATGGGAAGCCGCAGAGCAGTTGAGTTTGGTGCATGCATTTTGATAGCGCTATCCCTTGTAG GTAAAGTTGGAGGGTTTATTGCTTCAATTCCTGAAGTCATGGTTGCTGCTCTCCTGTGCTTCATGTGGGCAATGCTTGCAGCATTGGGGTTGTCAAATTTACGTTACAGTGAGGCAGGAAGCTCCAGGAATATTATCATAGTTGGCCTGTCTTTGTTTTTCTCCCTTTCAATCCCAGCCTACTTTCAGCAATATGGCATCTCTCCAAATTCCAATTTGTCTGTTCCAAGTTACTTTCAACCATACATTGTGGCTTCTCATGGACCTTTTCGCAGCAACTATGGAGGG GTAAACTATGTTATGAACACATTATTGTCATTTCACATGGTAATTGCATTCCTGGTAGCTGTGATCCTAGATAACACAGTGCCTGGCAGTCGGCAAGAACGTGGGGTTTATGTCTGGTCTGAACCAGAGGCTGCAAGGAGGGAGCCAGCTGTTGCTAAAGATTACGAGTTGCCCTTCAGAGTTGGGCGAGTGTTCAGATGGGTGAAATGGGTTGGGCTTTGA